One window of Candidatus Nanosynbacter sp. HMT-352 genomic DNA carries:
- a CDS encoding Gfo/Idh/MocA family protein, whose protein sequence is MSKAVKFVIVGAGNISNTRHIPALKKIKNAEIFGVISNKIERARKTAKKHNIPHVSQIKESSDGLVVVNADWMNDADAWVIGAPPHLHYPLVKLGLSLDKHVLVEKPMMMNEDECNELIKLAKSKNKVFYVMHNFQYANKMLKLNDIVESKKHGEVVSITEVQFTNHDRRLPEWYNDLPLGLFYDEAAHFLYLPERHVGKLQIQHAHAVYGNAKKEATPVTLSVNAMAGKVPLTMFLNFRSPVCEWYYMVSFKKDIYIYDFFKDILIHLPTDGEHLGKDVLRSSIKYTTQYWGQFIANGIRRVIGDLLYGHDKVLSSFTSAIVDGNVDKFLTAENGKINVAAANSIIDKVNKR, encoded by the coding sequence GTGTCTAAAGCGGTAAAGTTCGTAATAGTTGGTGCTGGAAATATATCAAATACAAGACATATCCCAGCACTCAAGAAAATCAAGAATGCTGAGATATTTGGTGTTATAAGTAATAAAATAGAGCGAGCCAGAAAGACAGCTAAAAAACATAATATTCCTCACGTGTCTCAAATAAAAGAATCTTCTGACGGTTTAGTTGTGGTTAATGCTGATTGGATGAATGATGCTGATGCCTGGGTGATAGGTGCTCCTCCACACCTTCATTATCCATTGGTTAAATTGGGTTTATCTCTTGATAAGCATGTACTCGTAGAGAAGCCAATGATGATGAATGAAGATGAATGCAACGAGTTGATAAAACTGGCTAAGAGTAAGAATAAAGTGTTCTATGTTATGCATAACTTCCAGTATGCAAATAAGATGCTAAAACTAAATGATATTGTTGAGTCTAAAAAACATGGTGAAGTGGTGTCTATTACTGAAGTACAGTTTACTAATCATGACCGTCGGCTGCCAGAGTGGTATAATGATTTACCTCTGGGTCTGTTTTATGATGAGGCTGCTCATTTCTTGTATCTTCCAGAGAGACATGTTGGCAAGTTGCAAATACAGCATGCACATGCGGTGTATGGTAACGCTAAGAAGGAGGCCACTCCAGTAACTCTTTCGGTCAATGCTATGGCGGGTAAAGTTCCATTAACAATGTTCTTAAATTTCCGCTCACCAGTGTGTGAGTGGTATTATATGGTATCCTTCAAGAAAGATATTTACATCTACGATTTCTTTAAAGATATCCTAATTCACCTGCCAACAGACGGAGAACATCTTGGTAAAGATGTGTTGCGTAGCTCGATAAAGTATACGACTCAATATTGGGGACAATTTATAGCTAACGGTATACGCAGGGTGATAGGAGATCTGTTGTATGGTCACGATAAGGTATTAAGTAGTTTCACGTCTGCAATTGTCGACGGCAATGTTGATAAGTTTTTGACAGCTGAAAATGGTAAGATAAATGTAGCTGCTGCCAATTCTATAATTGATAAGGTCAATAAGCGATAG
- a CDS encoding glycosyltransferase family 4 protein has protein sequence MTKKILIYTGYFIPHLGGVERYVDKLTSALEKIGYQCTIVTTAHDNSLPSKETIGSRTIYRLPTHNIFKQRYPIINKRKSANIISDIDFNSFSFCIVNTRFHLTSLLGARLAKKHGIKVALIEHGTAHFSVGNKLLDFFGLIYEHVLTAIIKQYVDYYYGVSQNCNKWLKHFGISAEGVWYNAIDSKDKLLATNKYDYFDKREIIVTYAGRIIKEKGIINLLKAFDKVRSEMSNQKIRLVIAGDGPLKDELESRYLDDSSIQFLGKINFSDILSLFKRTDIFVHPSLYPEGLPTAILEAGLMRTAIIATPRGGTEEVIIDKRHGIIVDGSVDSLKIALMEMVQNESMRKKSADNVKKRIESVFSWQSVAKCVDNKIKESI, from the coding sequence ATGACTAAGAAGATATTAATATATACAGGGTATTTTATTCCGCACCTGGGTGGCGTGGAAAGATATGTAGATAAATTAACAAGTGCTTTGGAGAAGATAGGGTATCAATGCACAATAGTAACTACTGCACACGATAATAGCCTACCCTCCAAAGAGACGATAGGCAGCAGAACTATATATCGATTACCTACGCATAATATTTTTAAACAGAGATACCCAATCATTAATAAACGTAAGAGTGCTAATATTATTTCAGATATTGATTTTAATAGTTTTAGCTTTTGTATAGTTAATACCAGATTTCATCTAACAAGTCTTCTGGGTGCCAGGTTGGCAAAAAAGCATGGGATAAAGGTTGCTCTTATAGAACATGGAACTGCTCATTTTTCGGTTGGGAATAAACTTCTTGATTTTTTTGGGTTAATATACGAACATGTTTTGACTGCAATTATTAAGCAGTATGTTGACTACTACTATGGCGTATCGCAAAATTGTAATAAGTGGTTGAAACATTTTGGCATATCTGCAGAAGGTGTTTGGTACAATGCAATTGACTCGAAGGATAAGTTGCTGGCGACTAATAAATATGATTATTTTGATAAGCGAGAAATCATAGTTACATATGCTGGGCGTATTATAAAAGAAAAAGGAATCATCAATCTACTTAAGGCATTTGATAAGGTCAGAAGCGAGATGTCAAATCAAAAAATTCGGCTAGTTATTGCCGGTGATGGTCCTTTAAAAGATGAGCTTGAGTCTAGATATTTAGATGATAGTTCTATACAATTTTTAGGTAAAATAAATTTTAGTGATATCCTATCTCTCTTTAAGCGTACTGATATATTTGTTCACCCGTCACTCTATCCTGAAGGGCTACCTACGGCCATATTAGAGGCTGGATTGATGCGAACGGCTATTATTGCCACTCCTAGAGGGGGGACGGAAGAAGTGATTATTGACAAGCGCCATGGTATAATAGTTGACGGTAGTGTGGATAGTTTAAAGATTGCTCTAATGGAAATGGTACAGAATGAGTCTATGCGCAAAAAAAGTGCAGATAATGTAAAGAAGAGAATAGAGAGTGTTTTTAGTTGGCAGTCGGTGGCGAAATGCGTTGATAATAAAATCAAGGAGAGTATATAG
- a CDS encoding DegT/DnrJ/EryC1/StrS family aminotransferase translates to MINIASPVIEEEERRAVNEVIESGMLAQGPKVAELEESWAKYWFAREVFYAFSNAAISIIY, encoded by the coding sequence ATGATAAACATCGCATCACCCGTTATAGAGGAAGAGGAGCGTCGGGCGGTAAATGAAGTTATAGAGTCAGGTATGCTGGCTCAGGGTCCAAAAGTCGCTGAGCTTGAAGAAAGCTGGGCTAAATATTGGTTTGCAAGGGAGGTATTTTATGCCTTTTCTAATGCTGCTATATCCATTATTTATTAG
- a CDS encoding DUF7657 domain-containing protein, producing MNVMQALRSIFTKLKDDSYKKWIFPSTIIFCLIFATGFKISGSSFGLYYDSFLNGKSSNLISGEARPIRSDEWLVVTQFTIAQKEAGYPLINKNFGNSGKNMSLISDAPYKEWSTIFRPQNLAFLIVPFEFAFAFKWWLLLASLLLSIYFLSLKFLPNKYALSGSIAIIGSFTPFIFWWYQTITIMSIVWGIVILLLIMKLIENKSLSFLKRYKHGDIISKLTLSLLLTYSMVSFALLLYPAFQIPVIITVFLVAIGYYINTWKKAPKKVRKILYVNTAFIVGSALAAIGIVGIFLITRIDAVQAISGTDYPGARFVHSGAPSQADLIGLTGYSQYRLMDGASISSIDPSKGSINQSEMSAFIITPFAFIIPILFILYSKWRKDKTIDWVGVAIFVSCLIFISHLFIPGFSSIAKPFMMHLVPITRLQLGLGFIGIFSLIYTLANTIKFSSQYRYLPYLYSTMVIIIYVCTIVYVVKFNRNFAGDLRVLLLAAISLSGGLALIFIKKEKLGLLVLSSLCIMSTITIQPLYRGLGSGYNDNIITKKIISTSSSDDIWGLSGTSVLENFPQMANRKSITGVNTYPDKDFWSKVSKDKTIYNRYAHILLSDTIDKDLVLIQPDVFIAKLSCSNHIGKSVTRVLSTTPLQLPCYELIDKVTVHNGDILFYKRTF from the coding sequence ATGAATGTTATGCAAGCTCTACGTTCTATTTTTACAAAATTAAAAGACGATTCGTATAAAAAATGGATTTTCCCGTCTACTATTATCTTTTGTTTAATTTTTGCGACAGGATTTAAGATATCTGGATCTTCATTTGGCTTATACTATGACTCTTTCCTTAATGGTAAATCATCTAATCTCATATCAGGCGAAGCTCGACCTATTCGCAGCGACGAGTGGCTAGTCGTTACACAATTCACAATTGCACAAAAAGAAGCTGGATATCCACTAATCAACAAGAACTTTGGCAATTCTGGCAAGAATATGAGCCTTATATCTGATGCACCATACAAAGAATGGTCAACAATATTCCGACCTCAAAATCTTGCCTTTTTAATAGTTCCTTTCGAGTTTGCTTTTGCCTTTAAGTGGTGGCTATTATTGGCATCATTATTATTAAGTATATACTTTCTATCGTTAAAATTTCTTCCCAATAAATACGCGCTGTCAGGATCTATCGCTATCATAGGCTCTTTCACTCCTTTTATATTCTGGTGGTATCAAACCATTACTATAATGAGTATCGTCTGGGGAATTGTCATACTGCTATTAATAATGAAATTAATAGAAAATAAATCTTTATCTTTTTTAAAGAGATATAAACATGGTGATATAATATCGAAACTCACACTATCACTTTTATTAACCTATTCAATGGTAAGCTTCGCCCTACTATTGTACCCAGCCTTTCAGATACCTGTTATCATCACTGTATTTCTAGTGGCGATTGGCTATTATATAAATACTTGGAAAAAAGCACCCAAAAAAGTACGAAAAATACTATATGTAAATACAGCATTCATAGTAGGATCCGCTCTAGCAGCGATCGGCATAGTTGGTATATTTTTAATCACCAGAATAGATGCCGTACAAGCCATTTCTGGTACAGATTATCCCGGGGCACGATTCGTACATTCGGGAGCTCCATCACAGGCTGATCTAATCGGTCTCACTGGCTATAGTCAATACCGACTTATGGATGGCGCATCCATTTCATCGATAGATCCAAGTAAAGGATCCATTAATCAAAGTGAGATGTCTGCATTTATCATCACACCTTTTGCATTTATCATTCCTATACTGTTTATTTTATATAGCAAATGGCGTAAAGATAAAACTATAGATTGGGTCGGAGTTGCTATTTTTGTTTCCTGCTTAATATTCATATCTCATTTATTTATTCCAGGATTCTCTTCAATAGCAAAACCTTTTATGATGCATCTTGTACCGATAACAAGATTGCAGCTTGGATTAGGTTTTATAGGAATCTTTTCATTAATATACACGCTTGCTAATACTATAAAATTTTCATCACAATATCGCTATTTACCATATCTATATTCAACAATGGTGATTATTATTTACGTCTGCACCATCGTATATGTCGTAAAGTTCAATCGTAACTTTGCCGGAGATCTTCGCGTATTATTACTAGCCGCAATAAGCCTTTCTGGTGGACTAGCTCTTATATTTATAAAAAAGGAAAAACTCGGACTGTTAGTGCTTTCTTCTTTATGTATTATGTCGACAATAACTATACAGCCGTTATATAGAGGTCTAGGAAGCGGGTATAACGATAATATTATAACCAAAAAGATTATCTCTACCTCGTCTAGTGACGATATATGGGGATTGTCTGGCACAAGCGTGCTAGAAAATTTCCCTCAAATGGCAAATAGAAAATCAATTACGGGAGTCAATACTTACCCTGATAAAGATTTCTGGTCAAAAGTATCAAAAGATAAGACAATTTATAACAGGTATGCACATATACTTCTGTCTGATACCATAGACAAAGATCTCGTACTTATTCAGCCGGATGTATTTATTGCAAAATTGAGTTGTAGTAATCATATAGGAAAATCTGTTACTCGTGTGTTATCTACAACACCGCTACAGCTACCTTGCTATGAACTAATCGATAAAGTCACTGTACATAATGGAGATATTTTATTCTATAAAAGAACTTTTTAA
- a CDS encoding FG-GAP repeat domain-containing protein translates to MKKLILKLGILTSICLGVILSSTPASAVLNDFDPGNIMDDAVATNYGSMSASQIQSFLNSKVPQCDTNGAKPASEFGRPDITRAQYAASKGWHSPPYTCLRDYKTKDGRSAAQLIFDISQKYHVNPQLLIVLLQKEQALVTDTWPTRGQFKSATGYGCPDTAECDSKYFGLENQLEWAAKHFHYIITRNPNWFSPYTTGVNFVQWSPNAACGGSNVNIQNWTTAALYSYTPYQPNAAAMSSGYGVGDGCSAYGNRNFYNYFTDWFGDTRSSSSFSCKNGQNIPNVETGARIIPTRINGNNDTLTISVPNNTGSKCAEMHTWANSNLQAWSQHTATNSYTFNQQYSKVISRKVNSKNTVLTKVDYNGTASGRVEFHTWTQDGLRWLAHTATSAGPIDPLFSEVITADTDGDGNDEYYLINYEQTNSGMIEVHGWNNNGTSWFRHTATSHPSASMNTGRVIAADLDGDKKDEFIYVKYDNTTSGLIEFHVWDSSLKNWVRHTASNYPESGYVIGSNDIVVADLQGRGKDTIYYVKYRGTTNNTVEVHGWGDGQQSWASHISTSSGIY, encoded by the coding sequence ATGAAGAAATTAATATTAAAATTAGGCATACTTACGTCAATATGCTTAGGGGTGATATTATCCTCTACGCCAGCATCTGCAGTATTAAATGATTTTGACCCAGGCAATATTATGGATGATGCCGTAGCAACAAATTACGGATCCATGAGTGCGAGCCAAATTCAGTCATTTTTAAATAGTAAAGTTCCCCAATGTGATACAAATGGCGCCAAACCAGCCAGTGAGTTTGGAAGACCTGATATAACTCGCGCTCAGTATGCCGCATCGAAAGGGTGGCATAGCCCTCCATATACCTGTCTCCGTGATTATAAAACAAAAGACGGGAGAAGCGCTGCTCAATTAATCTTTGATATCTCTCAAAAATATCATGTAAACCCACAGCTTTTAATAGTTTTGCTCCAAAAAGAGCAAGCCCTAGTTACTGACACGTGGCCAACTCGTGGGCAATTCAAAAGCGCAACTGGCTACGGATGTCCAGACACTGCCGAGTGTGATAGTAAATATTTTGGTCTAGAAAACCAGCTAGAATGGGCAGCGAAACACTTTCACTACATAATAACACGTAATCCTAATTGGTTTTCACCATATACAACAGGCGTAAATTTCGTTCAATGGAGTCCAAATGCTGCTTGCGGAGGATCTAATGTAAATATTCAGAATTGGACAACCGCCGCTCTTTATAGTTATACACCATATCAACCAAATGCCGCTGCTATGTCATCTGGGTATGGCGTAGGTGATGGGTGTAGCGCCTATGGTAATCGTAACTTTTATAATTACTTTACAGACTGGTTTGGAGACACAAGATCAAGCAGTTCATTCTCTTGTAAAAACGGACAGAATATACCTAACGTAGAAACTGGCGCTAGAATTATACCAACTAGGATAAATGGAAATAATGACACCTTAACTATATCCGTCCCTAATAATACTGGCAGTAAATGTGCCGAAATGCACACATGGGCCAATAGTAACTTACAGGCATGGTCTCAGCATACAGCGACAAACTCATACACCTTTAATCAGCAGTACAGCAAGGTTATATCAAGGAAGGTTAATAGCAAAAATACCGTATTAACAAAGGTTGACTATAATGGAACTGCAAGTGGTAGAGTAGAGTTTCATACGTGGACTCAAGATGGATTGCGTTGGCTAGCTCACACTGCAACATCTGCCGGACCTATTGATCCGCTATTTTCTGAAGTTATAACAGCAGATACTGATGGCGATGGTAATGACGAATATTATCTGATTAATTATGAGCAGACTAATTCTGGCATGATTGAAGTGCATGGTTGGAATAATAATGGAACTAGTTGGTTTAGGCACACAGCAACAAGCCACCCTTCAGCTAGCATGAACACAGGAAGAGTTATTGCAGCAGATCTTGATGGAGATAAAAAAGATGAATTCATATATGTTAAATACGACAACACTACGAGTGGTCTTATCGAATTTCACGTATGGGATTCTTCGTTAAAAAACTGGGTACGTCACACCGCAAGTAATTACCCAGAATCTGGCTATGTGATAGGATCGAATGACATAGTAGTAGCCGACTTGCAAGGAAGAGGAAAAGACACCATCTATTATGTCAAATACAGAGGTACAACCAATAATACCGTCGAAGTACATGGATGGGGCGACGGTCAACAATCATGGGCTAGCCACATATCTACATCATCAGGAATATACTAA
- a CDS encoding glycosyltransferase family 2 protein — MKNKIIKSTKFVIRATLHPSYGSEQVKLFRDRRSINKKRYEDYIKWFDKHKVTDGQLELQRKYSKEFKQRPLISILLPTYNTNPVYLRSCIDSVLSQSYDNWELCISDDNSTSDQTKSVINEYVEKYNNIKATFRKENGHISKSSNTALSMAKGDYISLLDHDDILPPNALFEVVDVINKNPDVDLIYTDEDKIDSDGIHIEPFFKPDWSPDFMNSCNMVTHFATIKADIIRGVNGFTVGTHGAQDWDLFLKISAKTNNIYHIPKILYHWRKSETSTAMNADSKPYAYINQKNVLRSSVRQRRENAYIDSHVALGFWRKKYVIPTNPLVSIIIPTKDNFRYIKKCIDSIIENTSYPYFEIIIVDTGSTDSRVNDFYEKLIDNNGNVHVIKYKKKFNFSDACNYGANNSSGEYLLFLNNDTEVITHDWIQSLLEHAQRPEIGMVGPKLIFEDKTIQHAGIVLSERDIAFHPFYGQDERTDIFTYIYTANIRNVSAVTGACCMINRDKFNKVGGFDNKLRITYNDVDLNLKLRKEGYYNVYTPYAELFHYESKSVGRINTSERDTSELESAQKEMRKRWGEYLKRDPFYNDNFEQFGPGYRLPE; from the coding sequence ATGAAAAATAAGATTATAAAGAGTACAAAATTTGTTATTAGAGCAACATTGCATCCGTCGTACGGCAGTGAACAAGTAAAGTTGTTTCGCGATCGTAGATCTATTAACAAGAAACGATATGAAGATTATATTAAATGGTTTGATAAGCATAAAGTCACCGATGGGCAACTTGAACTGCAAAGAAAATACTCCAAGGAGTTTAAGCAGCGTCCATTGATTAGTATTTTGTTGCCGACATATAATACAAATCCAGTATATCTGCGTAGCTGTATTGACTCTGTCTTATCTCAGAGTTATGACAACTGGGAGTTGTGTATTTCTGATGATAATTCTACTAGCGATCAAACAAAGAGTGTTATAAATGAATATGTAGAAAAGTATAATAATATTAAGGCTACATTTCGTAAAGAAAATGGTCATATATCAAAGTCATCTAATACAGCTCTTTCGATGGCTAAGGGTGATTATATATCATTACTCGATCATGATGACATTTTACCTCCCAACGCCTTGTTTGAAGTGGTTGATGTTATAAATAAAAATCCTGACGTAGATCTTATTTATACAGATGAAGACAAGATCGATAGTGACGGTATTCATATAGAACCATTTTTTAAACCTGACTGGAGTCCTGATTTTATGAATTCATGCAACATGGTAACGCATTTTGCTACCATAAAAGCAGATATAATTAGAGGTGTTAATGGATTTACTGTCGGAACGCATGGCGCGCAAGATTGGGATTTATTTTTGAAGATTTCTGCTAAAACTAATAATATTTATCATATTCCGAAAATTTTATATCATTGGCGTAAATCTGAGACATCTACTGCTATGAATGCTGATAGTAAACCATATGCTTATATAAATCAAAAGAATGTCCTTCGTAGTAGTGTGAGACAAAGAAGAGAAAATGCTTATATAGATTCTCATGTTGCGTTAGGATTTTGGCGTAAAAAATATGTAATCCCGACAAATCCGTTGGTGTCAATTATCATACCAACCAAGGATAATTTTAGATATATAAAAAAATGCATAGATTCAATTATTGAAAATACTTCGTATCCATATTTTGAAATAATAATTGTAGATACGGGATCTACGGATTCTCGAGTAAATGATTTTTATGAAAAATTGATAGATAATAATGGCAATGTGCATGTTATTAAATACAAGAAGAAATTCAATTTTTCAGATGCATGTAACTATGGTGCAAATAATTCTAGTGGAGAATATCTGCTATTCCTTAATAATGACACGGAGGTTATTACCCACGACTGGATCCAGTCATTGCTTGAGCATGCTCAGCGTCCAGAAATAGGGATGGTTGGACCTAAGCTTATATTTGAGGATAAGACAATACAGCATGCTGGAATAGTCTTATCTGAAAGAGATATCGCATTCCATCCGTTTTATGGTCAGGATGAGCGTACAGATATATTTACGTATATTTATACCGCCAATATTCGTAATGTATCGGCAGTAACTGGTGCTTGTTGTATGATTAATCGTGATAAGTTCAATAAGGTGGGTGGGTTTGATAATAAACTTCGTATAACGTATAACGATGTAGATCTTAACCTTAAATTGCGCAAAGAAGGCTATTATAATGTCTACACTCCATACGCAGAGTTATTCCATTATGAGTCTAAGAGTGTTGGTCGCATAAACACGAGCGAGAGAGATACTAGCGAACTAGAGAGTGCCCAAAAAGAGATGCGTAAGAGATGGGGTGAATACTTGAAGAGGGATCCATTCTATAATGATAATTTTGAGCAATTTGGTCCGGGCTATAGGTTACCCGAATAA
- a CDS encoding ABC transporter ATP-binding protein: MKDVVIEVNSLTKTFKIPTESSNGIKQKTINYIKGKKGYREFTPLKNISFDIKKGEFFGIVGKNGSGKSTLLKSIAQIYSPTKGSVRVNGSLVPFIELGVGFNPELTGRENVFLNGALLGFSHKEMELMYDDIVEFSELADFMEEKLKNYSSGMQVRLAFSVAIKARGDILMLDEVLAVGDAAFQQKCFDYFEKVKRSNQTVVFVTHDMNAVRRFCSRAMYIENGTIKHIGSPQEIADIYTEVNMDAVTSAEEESHDDSVSMSVDIPSKKNFTQEDSIDIGVTVDGITEDVFVNISFVYGGFVFADRNCRDTPSDFIQNNRRVNFNQSLDGFNPGKYDIHMSLHRRADDGIIKHLPRAFSFIITGKDDFRDGPMRMTGKWSVKKRR; encoded by the coding sequence ATGAAGGACGTAGTTATAGAGGTTAACTCTCTTACTAAGACTTTTAAGATACCAACAGAGTCTAGCAACGGGATTAAACAGAAGACTATTAATTATATTAAAGGCAAAAAAGGCTACAGGGAATTTACGCCATTAAAAAATATATCTTTTGATATTAAAAAAGGTGAATTTTTTGGAATAGTGGGTAAAAATGGTTCAGGTAAGAGTACTTTATTGAAGTCTATAGCTCAAATCTATTCTCCGACGAAGGGTTCAGTACGAGTAAATGGATCTCTTGTCCCGTTTATCGAGCTGGGTGTTGGTTTTAATCCAGAATTAACAGGTAGAGAAAATGTATTTTTAAATGGAGCTTTACTGGGATTTAGCCATAAAGAGATGGAGCTGATGTATGATGATATTGTTGAATTCTCTGAGTTGGCAGATTTTATGGAAGAGAAGCTTAAGAATTACTCATCAGGGATGCAGGTTAGATTAGCTTTCTCTGTAGCTATTAAAGCTCGTGGCGATATTTTAATGCTTGATGAAGTGTTGGCTGTCGGGGACGCGGCTTTTCAGCAGAAGTGTTTTGATTATTTTGAAAAAGTTAAACGTAGTAATCAGACTGTGGTTTTTGTGACGCATGATATGAATGCTGTACGCAGATTTTGCTCGAGAGCTATGTATATAGAAAATGGAACGATAAAACATATTGGATCTCCTCAGGAAATTGCCGATATATATACGGAGGTTAATATGGACGCGGTTACTAGTGCAGAAGAAGAATCTCATGACGATTCAGTTAGTATGTCTGTTGATATACCTAGTAAAAAAAATTTTACGCAAGAAGACTCGATTGATATTGGCGTGACTGTAGATGGTATTACTGAAGATGTTTTTGTGAATATATCCTTTGTGTACGGAGGGTTTGTATTTGCTGATCGCAATTGTAGAGACACTCCTAGTGACTTTATACAAAACAATAGGAGGGTTAATTTCAATCAGAGTTTGGATGGCTTTAATCCTGGCAAATATGATATTCATATGTCATTACACCGTAGGGCTGATGATGGCATAATTAAACATTTGCCACGAGCGTTTTCGTTTATTATTACAGGTAAGGATGATTTTCGTGATGGTCCAATGAGAATGACGGGAAAATGGAGCGTAAAGAAGAGGAGATAA
- a CDS encoding ABC transporter permease → MKWLEVFNRKNRILLRELVITDFKLRYQGSALGYVWSVLKPLFLFSILYIVFDKFLGVGRNIEHFPVYLLLGIILWNFFVEATNQGLNSIVGRGDLLRKINFPKYIVVISGTVSSLINLLFNMIVVLLFVLVNGVQLSWMSLLIILLIIELYIFALGVAFFLSALNVKSRDTGYLWEVFTQAAFYATPVIYPMQMVSQKSNFAVDLLFLNPVAQIIQDSRYVLITKDTMIMWNRLSPLMMSVPFLAIAIIVLFAVWYFKKQSKTFAEEI, encoded by the coding sequence ATGAAGTGGCTAGAGGTTTTTAATAGAAAAAATAGGATTCTCTTAAGAGAGTTAGTTATTACGGATTTTAAATTGAGATATCAGGGTTCTGCTCTCGGATATGTATGGAGTGTTCTTAAGCCGCTTTTTCTATTTTCGATATTGTATATAGTTTTTGATAAATTTTTAGGAGTAGGAAGGAATATAGAACATTTTCCAGTGTATTTATTGTTGGGGATAATTTTATGGAACTTCTTCGTAGAAGCAACTAATCAAGGACTAAACTCTATAGTAGGTCGAGGTGACCTACTTAGAAAAATTAATTTTCCTAAATATATTGTTGTAATTTCTGGAACTGTATCCTCATTGATAAATTTGCTATTTAATATGATAGTGGTGCTTTTATTTGTGTTAGTAAATGGAGTTCAATTATCATGGATGTCGCTATTAATCATACTACTAATAATTGAACTGTATATATTTGCTTTAGGGGTGGCTTTTTTCTTGTCCGCTCTTAATGTTAAGTCGCGAGATACTGGATATCTATGGGAGGTATTTACTCAGGCTGCATTTTACGCCACCCCTGTTATTTATCCAATGCAGATGGTTTCGCAGAAGAGTAATTTTGCTGTTGATCTGTTATTTCTTAATCCTGTTGCACAAATTATTCAAGATAGCAGATATGTGCTTATAACTAAAGATACGATGATTATGTGGAATAGATTAAGCCCGCTAATGATGTCTGTACCGTTTTTAGCTATAGCTATAATAGTTCTGTTTGCAGTTTGGTATTTTAAGAAGCAGTCAAAGACATTTGCGGAGGAGATTTAG